One Fulvia fulva chromosome 8, complete sequence DNA window includes the following coding sequences:
- a CDS encoding Nitrogen assimilation transcription factor nit-4: MKSATAGDAVPADVKQLDFAKASSNGISSHTPTRTTADAATATATTAARKPKQRSRRKNLTEEEDNAKRRCVSTACVACRKRKSKCDGNTPACAACSQVYGTDCIYDPNSDHRRKGVYKNALDSLKTRSSTLQTLIHAILNYAENEVPALIREIRTCESLDAVADRIMAKENGEDQDNDDEEPSPIYEEPEAPMPMFEKNLYGKMGDLRLDDGSVRYIGGTSNLIHLAQQEEVDYSNADDYLQQESPITSWTHVTNDPELVLHLLNMYFTWHYSFFTTLSKDLFYRDFSLGRPPPHTRRKTHYCTPLLVNAMLALGCHFTSHTGARDNPDDSSTAGDHFFREAKRLIMENDEHERPHLTTVQAMALMSVREAGCGREAKGWVYSGMSFRMACDMGLNLDSSQLTSNKYVSGDENEDDVRKITFWGCYLFDKCWSNYMGRLPQLPSSLVTATKYDVYPDEDSAQWAPYTDSGFTTAHAQPARTRAVALQIAKLCEISNDLMKYFYNPSDMEKTKGKAAELKKLSAIHTRLEAWRRDLPKEFEPKEGGLAAVLVMHMFFQLLFIHLFRPFLKYTQTTSPLPPNVSPRKLCTQAAAMISKLMRLYKRSHGLRQIPNIAVYITHSACTIHLLNLPEKNAKRDIVHGIKHLEEIAEGWLCARRTLAILSVLANKWKVELPEEASSVLARTDVKFGSYIGEVSSPAAQRRPSYPMSPSSMQPQPWQTYPSGQHAGHYFGTATIPKPTLPANHASAAAASHGANYKPPPQNASGMQPQQCPSATNKPAASLRWQSADSSHTRAGGSPSDMFGGVEQLIRDSSDWAYRDQAQLATGFENWDSINMDPNTWTSPVASSSAMHMPVTAGPVAGINISQPMHNRAMTMPPTSNGVYTSNTNAPAPDGTGMANWLNSMNAYNMSATAYNEDEWYR; encoded by the exons ATGAAATCTGCCACGGCCGGGGACGCAGTGCCTGCAGACGTCAAACAGCTTGATTTTGCGAAGGCCTCCTCTAACGGCATCTCCTCCCATACGCCCACGCGCACCACCGCAGACGCTGCCACTGCCACTGCCACCACTGCCGCCCGAAAGCCGAAACAGCGCAGCAGGCGCAAGAACCTGACTGAAGAGGAGGACAATGCCAAGCGGCGGTGTGTGAGCACTGCGTGCGTAGCATGTCG GAAGCGCAAGAGCAAGTGCGATGGCAACACGCCAGCCTGTGCGGCGTGCAGCCAAGTCTATGGTACCGACTGCATCTACGACCCGAACTCCGACCACCGGCGGAAAGGCGTCTACAAGAACGCCCTCGACAGTCTCAAGACGCGCAGTTCGACCCTCCAGACTTTGATCCACGCCATCCTGAACTACGCAGAGAATGAAGTTCCAGCTCTCATCAGGGAGATCAGAACGTGTGAAAGCCTTGATGCCGTGGCAGATAGGATCATGGCGAAAGAGAATGGGGAAGACCAAGACAACGATGACGAAGAGCCATCACCCATATACGAAGAGCCAGAGGCACCTATGCCAATGTTCGAGAAGAACCTGTACGGCAAGATGGGAGACTTGCGCCTGGACGATGGCTCCGTGCGTTACATCGGAGGCACCTCTAACCTAATCCACTTGGCTCAGCAGGAAGAGGTCGACTACTCGAACGCAGATGATTATCTTCAACAAGAAAGTCCTATCACCTCATGGACCCACGTTACCAACGACCCGGAGCTGGTTCTCCATCTTCTCAATATGTACTTCACCTGGCACTACAGCTTCTTTACCACACTTTCGAAAGACCTCTTCTATCGGGACTTCAGTCTTGGCAGGCCGCCGCCTCATACTCGAAGGAAGACTCACTACTGCACTCCTCTTTTAGTCAACGCTATGCTGGCGCTTGGCTGCCACTTCACATCCCACACTGGCGCACGGGACAACCCTGACGATTCTAGCACGGCCGGCGACCACTTTTTCCGCGAAGCCAAGCGTCTGATCATGGAGAATGATGAGCACGAGAGACCCCATCTGACAACTGTTCAAGCGATGGCACTGATGTCAGTGCGCGAAGCAGGTTGCGGCAGAGAAGCGAAAGGCTGGGTCTATAGCGGCATGTCCTTCCGCATGGCTTGCGACATGGGCCTGAACTTGGACTCCAGCCAGCTCACATCCAACAAGTATGTCAGCGGGGACGAGAACGAAGATGACGTGAGGAAAATCACATTCTGGGGTTGCTATCTATTTGACAAGTGCTGGTCCAATTACATGGGACGACTGCCACAGCTACCTTCTTCGCTGGTCACTGCGACAAAGTACGACGTCTATCCCGACGAGGACTCTGCGCAATGGGCGCCCTATACAGATTCGGGATTCACGACTGCGCACGCGCAGCCAGCAAGGACTCGCGCTGTGGCGTTACAGATTGCGAAACTTTGCGAGATCAGCAACGATCTGATGAAGTACTTCTACAACCCATCCGATATGGAGAAGACAAAGGGCAAAGCCGCGGAACTCAAAAAGCTCTCTGCCATCCACACCCGACTGGAAGCTTGGCGACGTGACCTGCCGAAGGAGTTCGAGCCTAAAGAAGGCGGCCTCGCAGCAGTCCTTGTCATGCA CATGTTCTTTCAGTTGCTTTTCATACACCTGTTCAGGCCGTTCTTGAAATACACGCAAACGACCTCACCACTACCGCCGAACGTCAGTCCAAGGAAGCTTTGCACTCAGGCTGCTGCGATGATCTCGAAGCTAATGCGACTGTACAAACGATCTCACGGTCTACGACAAATACCTAACATTGCTGTCTATATCACTCACTCAGCATGTACGATACACCTGCTGAATCTGCCGGAGAAGAATGCGAAGCGTGACATTGTCCACGGTATCAAGCACCTTGAGGAGATTGCCGAGGGGTGGCTGTGTGCCCGTAGGACTCTCGCGATACTGAGCGTACTGGCCAACAAATGGAAAGTCGAGCTACCAGAAGAGGCTTCTTCAGTGCTGGCTAGGACGGATGTCAAGTTTGGGTCATATATTGGTGAAGTATCCTCTCCAGCAGCTCAGAGGCGTCCGTCGTATCCAATGAGCCCGTCATCAATGCAGCCGCAGCCATGGCAAACATATCCTAGTGGCCAGCATGCAGGACACTACTTTGGGACAGCGACAATACCAAAGCCAACACTGCCGGCCAACCACGCGAGTGCTGCAGCAGCCAGCCACGGCGCGAACTACAAACCTCCGCCGCAAAATGCCAGCGGGATGCAACCACAGCAGTGCCCGTCTGCTACAAACAAGCCTGCAGCCTCTCTACGCTGGCAAAGCGCAGACAGCTCGCACACACGAGCGGGTGGCAGTCCAAGCGACATGTTCGGCGGAGTGGAGCAGCTCATCCGCGACAGCTCAGACTGGGCTTATCGAGATCAAGCACAACTCGCCACTGGCTTCGAGAATTGGGACTCTATCAACATGGACCCCAACACATGGACGAGCCCAGTGGCCAGCAGTTCTGCGATGCACATGCCCGTCACTGCAGGTCCGGTGGCAGGTATCAACATATCACAGCCGATGCACAATAGAGCAATGACCATGCCACCAACTAGCAATGGCGTCTACACTTCGAACACCAACGCCCCTGCTCCCGATGGGACGGGCATGGCGAATTGGCTGAATAGTATGAATGCATATAACATGTCGGCGACTGCATATAATGAGGATGAATGGTACAGATGA
- a CDS encoding Hydroxylase/desaturase CTB9: MPHSTDPPPGVIKAEVNYFLEPPAGEPYPIIYPGLVGSRRRKWDVRSVEVNDLRGRENEFEVDTNGFQVVAFATKEKEYDDDDRIKQEVYPEAEELIKKTTGATRVHIVNHICRRYSTQTAMDTIKDLPDDAEITLQHPAMAAHVDQSYTGAQWLLDFQTEQGNITHKPNTRWGIINIWHPLKPVKREPLAVCDARSVADSDLKPVKIRMKRPKDGVMSEYDTELWYPVYKPEHKWYWPKGLTQDEALLIKCFDSKQDGRARRAPHTAIQTPEDEGPARESIEIRCMVFWEDEEEK; the protein is encoded by the exons ATGCCACACTCCACAGATCCTCCCCCCGGCGTCATCAAGGCTGAGGTCAACTATTTCTTGGAACCTCCAGCTGGCGAGCCATATCCGATCATCTATCCAGGACTTGTCGGCAGCAGACGTCGGAAGTGGGATGTTCGTTCTGTAGAGGTCAATGACTTACGTGGGCGTGAAAATGAGTTCGAAGTCGACACGAACGGATTTCAGGTCGTGGCGTTTGCCACTAAGGAGAAGGAGTACGATGATGATGATAGAATCAAGCAGGAAGTCTACCCAGAGGCTGAGGAGCTGATCAAAAAGAC AACTGGAGCCACCAGGGTTCACATCGTCAACCACATCTGTCGCCGTTATTCGACCCAAACAGCAATGGACACTATCAAAGACCTCCCAGATGACGCCGAAATCACCCTGCAACATCCCGCAATGGCTGCTCACGTCG ACCAGTCCTACACAGGCGCCCAATGGCTCCTCGACTTTCAGACCGAACAGGGCAACATTACGCACAAGCCCAATACCCGCTGGGGAATAATCAACATCTGGCACCCACTCAAGCCTGTGAAGCGCGAACCACTCGCCGTATGCGATGCACGCAGTGTGGCTGATTCCGACTTGAAACCTGTCAAGATCCGGATGAAGAGACCTAAAGACGGAGTCATGTCAGAGTATGACACGGAGCTGTGGTACCCAGTCTACAAACCCGAGCACAAGTGGTACTGGCCGAAAGGCTTGACGCAGGACGAAGCTTTACTGATCAAATGCTTCGACTCGAAGCAGGATGGACGTGCGAGACGAGCTCCTCATACTGCGATTCAGACGCCAGAGGATGAAGGACCAGCCAGGGAGAGTATCGAGATTCGATGCATGGTCTTTTGGGAGGATGAGGAGGAGAAGTGA
- a CDS encoding Delta(3,5)-Delta(2,4)-dienoyl-CoA isomerase, mitochondrial: protein MADATQYDFLGLRTTFPAPFVAHVELNRPRKYNSFNDDLVKVFDQLSTDENVRCILLSGVGEHFSAGLDRSPPPDRSPIPPQPTTQPDETWKVRRHVHSYQNGINAVERCEKRESPSSVIILCHGVVYGAAIDLALALAADIRHFDAGLAADVATLTRLLKIGVSYSWAKEGVYTARVFGAEEAERVGFVSKVAESKEKLVAEGLELASFIADKCPVAVSSKALFDFSRDRTVQDGLMFTAVWNAAMLQSEDLTRAMMSGAKKTKSKFAKL, encoded by the exons ATGGCAGATGCGACACAATATGACTTTCTCGGTCTTCGAACCACATTCCCAGCACCCTTCGTAGCACATGTAGAGCTAAATCGCCCGAGGAAATACAACTCCTTCAATGACGA TCTCGTAAAAGTCTTCGACCAACTATCTACAGACGAGAATGTCAGATGTATCCTACTGTCTGGTGTGGGGGAGCATTTCTCAGCAGGGCTTGAC CGGAGTCCTCCTCCAGACCGCTCTCCAATCCCTCCCCAACCGACGACACAGCCAGACGAAACCTGGAAAGTCCGCCGCCACGTCCACAGCTACCAGAACGGCATAAACGCAGTCGAGCGGTGCGAGAAGCGTGAGTCGCCATCCT CTGTAATTATCCTCTGCCACGGCGTAGTCTACGGCGCCGCCATCGACCTCGCCCTCGCCCTCGCCGCCGACATCCGGCACT TCGACGCAGGCCTTGCCGCAGATGTCGCAACATTGACCCGCCTCCTAAAGATCGGGGTGAGTTACTCGTGGGCGAAGGAGGGGGTGTATACCGCTCGAGTCTTTGGGGCGGAGGAGGCGGAGAGGGTAGGATTTGTGAGTAAAGTCGCGGAGAGTAAGGAGAAGTTGGTAGCAGAGGGGCTGGAGCTGGCGAGCTTCATTGCTGATAAGTGCCCCGTTGCGGTGAGTAGCAAGGCACTGTTTGATTTCTCGAGGGATCGGACGGTGCAGGATGGGTTGATGTTTACGGCTGTGTGGAATGCGGCGATGTTGCAGAGTGAGGATCTTACGAGGGCGATGATGAGTGGGGCGAAGAAGACGAAGTCGAAGTTTGCGAAGCTGTGA
- a CDS encoding Citrate exporter 1, whose amino-acid sequence MANIDRLEEGEIKSAQTSEVSSEDASPTKHEFNEQTHYVPKSTIITIFLACASVDLLALMDQTTLAASLTIVSNSLHAGDEQAWIASGYFVTSTCCQLLYGRLSDIWSRKVILLIGLAWFFFGSLASSLAQTSMQLIIFRALTGVAGGGLMTIAQMIVSDVVPLRERGKYQGILGSVVALANGIGPIIGGALASSSPNGWRWIFRLNLPLTVLTTCCAIWMMPLKKVEGDWKMKLEAVDFFGALLALGGTIVLVMGLTWGGAQYPWKSAAVIASLAVGFCVSVAFVLWQWKGPKHPLVPLHIFKRKIVNGACLTMAINGWNFLVQTYYILSFYQMAYNYSAVKSASLLLPITLVQTAFSTLSGLVVHWTGRYREAILLGWACWAIGLGLYSTLDEHSDLGKQVGYAILTGVGCGCTLQPALIAVQAGVHRRDMAVVTSFRNFARNFGGTIGLAVAGTVLNNLVRSAVQSLDISGDDADDILKSPQAYLSDRTSSEADEIRAVILPAYRKGFRIIFLIGAALAALAFVLAWFLMPQVELDRPDDQKLKEEGIKWRDEAKK is encoded by the exons ATGGCGAACATCGACAGACTCGAAGAAGGGGAGATCAAAAGTGCGCAGACATCGGAAGTCAGCAGCGAAGATGCGAGCCCCACGAAGCATGAGTTCAATGAACAGACGCATTATGTGCCCAAGTCCACAATCATCACA ATATTCTTGGCTTGTGCGAGTGTCGATTTGCTTGCCCTGATGGACCAGACGACTTTGGCTGCCAGTTTGACCATTGTCAGTAACTCGCTTCACGCTGGCGACGAGCAAGCCTGGATAGCGAGCGGATACTTTGT AACTTCAACGTGCTGCCAGTTGCTCTACGGTCGTCTGTCGGACATCTGGTCCAGGAAGGTAATCCTGCTCATCGGTCTGGCATGGTTCTTCTTCGGATCTCTTGCCTCGTCGCTGGCCCAGACCTCGATGCAGCTCATCATCTTCCGTGCGTTGACCGGTGTTGCTGGTGGTGGCCTGATGACGATAGCTCAGATGATTGTCAGTGATGTTGTACCGCTGAGAGAGCGGGGGAAGTATCAGGGCATACTA GGTTCTGTGGTTGCTCTCGCCAATGGTATAGGCCCAATCATTGGCGGCGCATTAGCATCCTCATCACCAAATGGCTGGAGGTGGATCTTCAGGCTCAATCTCCCGCTGACCGTTCTTACAACGTGTTGCGCAATCTGGATGATGCCGCTGAAGAAAGTTGAGGGTGACTGGAAAAT GAAACTTGAAGCAGTCGACTTCTTTGGTGCCCTGCTCGCTCTCGGCGGTACAATAGTGCTCGTCATGGGTTTGACATGGGGAGGCGCGCAATATCCATGGAAGTCAGCGGCCGTGATTGCTTCTTTGGCCGTAGGGTTCTGTGTATCAGTCGCGTTCGTGCTGTGGCAATGGAAAGGGCCGAAGCACCCGCTTGTGCCTC TGCACATCTTCAAGAGAAAGATCGTCAATGGCGCGTGTCTTACCATGGCCATCAATGGGTGGAATTTCCTGGTCCAGACCTACTATATTCTGTCTTTTTACCAGATGGCATACAATTACTCGGCGGTCAAGTCTGCTTCGTTGCTTTTGCCGATCACATTGGTACAGA CCGCCTTCAGCACATTATCTGGCCTGGTAGTACATTGGACTGGTCGCTACCGGGAAGCCATTCTGCTGGGCTGGGCTTGCTGGGCCATCGGGCTGGGGCTATATTCAACGCTTGATGAGCATTCTGATCTCGGCAAGCAAGTGGGTTATGCCATCCTGACTGGTGTTGGATGCGGCTGCACGCTGCAACCAGCCTTGATCGCTGTGCAAGCTGGAGTGCATCGGCGTGATATGGCTGTAGTCACATCTTTCCGAAACTTCGCCAGGAACTTCGGCGGGACCATCGGACTCGCAGTGGCCGGAACAGTGCTGAACAATCTGGTCAGGTCGGCGGTTCAGTCACTCGACATCAGTGGCGATGATGCCGATGACATCTTGAAGTCGCCACAGGCATACCTGTCAGATCGTACTTCGTCAGAGGCTGACGAGATTCGTGCTGTAATCTTGCCAGCCTACAGGAAAGGCTTTCGAATAATCTTCCTCATCGGCGCGGCATTGGCAGCGCTGGCGTTCGTGCTTGCGTGGTTCCTCATGCCTCAGGTTGAGCTTGACAGGCCAGACGACCAGAAGCTGAAGGAAGAGGGCATAAAGTGGCGGGATGAAGCCAAAAAGTAG